Below is a genomic region from Caldicoprobacter guelmensis.
TTGGCGTTATAAACATAGGCAATTGTAATGATTTTAAGAAAAAACTGGAAGAAAAAGGCTTTGAGGTTAAGGTAGATGTTATTTCAGCGTCTCTCTTTAGCAGCATAAAAGATAAAAATTCCAATTTGAATGTTTTAATCGGCGCTAAAAAGTTTACAGAGGGGTGGGATACTTGGAGAGTATCTTCTATGGGTTTACTGAATGTAGGTAAGGGGCAAGGTCCGCAAATAATTCAGCTGTTTGGGAGAGGTGTGAGATTAAAAGGTAAAGATATGTCTTTAAAAAGAAGTAATGACCGCAGAGTAAGTGCATTAGAGACCTTGAATATTTTCAGTATCAAAGCAGATTACTTAAGCAGATTTTTAGAAGCCATTAAAAAAGAAGAAGTTGAGTATGAGACAATGTATATTCCTGTTGTATATCAACATCAAGACAAATGGAAGAGTTTGTATATGATCGATAAAAAAGATGATTTGAAATTTGAAGATAGTGAACTAGTTTTTCTGAGGGCGGAAGGTTCGACTTTTGTAAACATCGATTTGACTCCTAAAATACAAGTTTTTACTGCTGGGAATGTGAGAGAAAAGAATAGAGAGGAAGTTGCTAAGTCAGAAGGAGATAAGCTGGAATTATGGAAATATGTTAATTTATTTAACTGGGAGCGTATATTTTTTGAGATTATAGAATATAAAAAATTAAAAAATTATTGGAATTTGATATTTGACAAAGAGATATTGAGGGAAATTATTTTATCATCAGAGCTATATAACGTACGTGTTCCAAAAGAAATGTTTAGGGAAATAGGTTATGAAAGTATACTAAGACTAGAAGATATAGCTATATTGGTTTTGAAAAAGTATATCGATATTTATTACAGGAAAATAGCTAGAAGTTTTGAAAGCAATAATATAGATCCCTTTATTTTAGATGAAAAGACAGGGCAACTTATGATGCCATTTATGAGTAAAGAAGGTTCTAAAGGCTATATGATACAGGTTGATAAAAGAGAAAGACAAATAATAAATCATGTAAAAAAGTTAATATCCGACTTTAAAAATTTATTGGATGAACAGGATGATGATAAAGTCTTGCCGCGGTTATATTTTGAAACACATTTGTTTGTGCCTATACTATTAAAGAAGAAGATCAAAGACGAGGAAAAAATAAAACTATCGCCGGAAGGACTGAATGAAAGTGAAGCAAAGTTTTTGAAGGATTTAAAAAGTTTTTTACAGTGTAATAATGAGATGATTAGAGATACTGAAATCTACTTGTTACGTAATTTTCCAAAGTCTGGCGTGGGTTTTCAGCTTGAATGGGCTAGATTTTACCCGGACTTTATAATGTGGCTAAAAAAGGGAGAACGCCAGACCATCGTTTTTATTGACCCTAAAGGTTTAGAGCATGATAAAAGTTTAGATAATGAAAAAATACTTTTTGCTGGTGGATGCTTAGATAATAGTGATGATATAGTTACAATCAAAACTATTGAAAGGAAGATCAATAATCCGAAAATAAGGCTTGAATCCTTTATTCTGTCCATTACTCCGTATAGGGAGTTGGTAGAAGGATTGGCTAAAAAACCGAGCAAAGACGATTACGAGAGGCATCATGTTTTGTTCCTTGATGACGAAAAATGGTGTGAGAAACTTTTTAGAACGATAAATATGGCTGTATAAGCTTATGCAGGATATGATAAATGCTGGAAGTAGTTCATATATTTTGAAGATTCCTCCCAGGGGGTTGAGAAGCAATTTCCATATCAGCACCGTTGTGCCTCCGGCTATCATTCCGGATATGGCGCCTGCCCTGGTAGTCCTTTCACAGAAGAGCGAAAACAGCATTGTGGGTTCGAAAGTTGCCTCCAATCCTGCCCATGCGAAGGATACCACCCTGAATATGACGCTGTTTTTATCTTTTATACTACTTATGCATAAACATACACAATGGCTATATTATAATGCAGAACTTTAAAACAGTGCAACAGTAATTTAATAGGTTTAAAAAACTCTACACAAGCTTCAGTTTACAAATAGCCTGAAAATTGATATTATATTCTAAAATAAGCTTAAAGGAGGCTATCCTGTTATGTCAAATCGGGCATTTGATTGGCTAAATCAGGCTGTAAAAGATTTAAATCATGCGGTAGAATCTAAAGATGTTGGACATCATGAGTGGGCATGTTTTGCTGCCCAGCAGGCAGCCGAAAAGGCTGTAAAAGCTTTGCACCTTTATTTGGGGCAGGAAGCCTGGGGACATGTAGTTGCGAGGCTATTAAAAGATTTACCAGAAGAAATTGATATTGACAATAGGCTAATTGAGAAGGCTAAAGTCCTCGATAATTTTTATATACCCGCCAGATATCCTGACAGCCACCCGGAAGGAGCGCCTTTTGAACATTATGGCTCTTTGCAAAGCGAGGAGGCTATAAAATATGCCAGTGAGATTATTGAATTCGTCCGTTCTAAAATGGCCTGATTTTAATGAAGTGATCGGTTCGCTGAACAGGTGGGTGAAAAAAGTGTTACAAGAAAGAGCGGATATAATAAGGATAGGTTATTTTGGCTCTTATGCACGAAAAGATTGGGGAGTTGGGAGCGATCTCGAT
It encodes:
- a CDS encoding DEAD/DEAH box helicase family protein, which translates into the protein MSIERYLVLNKYFLSLFEVMDFRELPLKKVEEYIDSQDELMPFMSALMTLKDLKISKDDLRRYDWNIQEYVNRINRYRGNVALKYFQYLPVLFTEIFLDQLKNKKDEFINQLNEFVRYYRKETGIDIADFEENDLCKLAFWMATGSGKTLIMHINYLQFLKYKLFDPDNIILITPNEGLSIQHYEELKKSDIPCRVYDGTLRPGIKNEVLIIEITKLVDEKKDGGIKLPVSSFEGRTLLFVDEGHKGRAQEDRVWASLRAKLGEGGFVFEYSATFGQILSENNKNVLEEYAKSIIFDYSYKYFYLDGYGKDFFVINAKNTNAISENYFSETMFVANLLSFYEQLVLYEENRKLAEEYNLEKPLWIFVGTTVNKEESDILQIIDFIDKVINNEKWLKDKIDDILVGRAGIVNEEGEDIFKYKFNILKENGVPLEDLFKRVFNGKGSLNIYEIKGSEGEFGLKVGDNDYFGVINIGNCNDFKKKLEEKGFEVKVDVISASLFSSIKDKNSNLNVLIGAKKFTEGWDTWRVSSMGLLNVGKGQGPQIIQLFGRGVRLKGKDMSLKRSNDRRVSALETLNIFSIKADYLSRFLEAIKKEEVEYETMYIPVVYQHQDKWKSLYMIDKKDDLKFEDSELVFLRAEGSTFVNIDLTPKIQVFTAGNVREKNREEVAKSEGDKLELWKYVNLFNWERIFFEIIEYKKLKNYWNLIFDKEILREIILSSELYNVRVPKEMFREIGYESILRLEDIAILVLKKYIDIYYRKIARSFESNNIDPFILDEKTGQLMMPFMSKEGSKGYMIQVDKRERQIINHVKKLISDFKNLLDEQDDDKVLPRLYFETHLFVPILLKKKIKDEEKIKLSPEGLNESEAKFLKDLKSFLQCNNEMIRDTEIYLLRNFPKSGVGFQLEWARFYPDFIMWLKKGERQTIVFIDPKGLEHDKSLDNEKILFAGGCLDNSDDIVTIKTIERKINNPKIRLESFILSITPYRELVEGLAKKPSKDDYERHHVLFLDDEKWCEKLFRTINMAV
- a CDS encoding HEPN domain-containing protein, which encodes MSNRAFDWLNQAVKDLNHAVESKDVGHHEWACFAAQQAAEKAVKALHLYLGQEAWGHVVARLLKDLPEEIDIDNRLIEKAKVLDNFYIPARYPDSHPEGAPFEHYGSLQSEEAIKYASEIIEFVRSKMA